The Brassica oleracea var. oleracea cultivar TO1000 chromosome C7, BOL, whole genome shotgun sequence sequence AGAGTAATGTTTCTTCATGTTCTTGCATTTATTCAGTTTCTGTCATTTCAGTCTGACGATGAAGATGCCTTGGATGAGCCCGAACGCCCTTTAAAGAGGCTGCGGCGCAGAGGTGGGGAAATAGTCTCTACTTCGGCTTCAAACAGTCCCAGCTTGGGCAGTCCCTGTTTAAATGAGACTACAACTCATCATGACCAAGAAACTGTGCTTGTCTCATTGCCATTTCATCCCAAGCCAACCGAAAATGACCCTGATGCTGCTGGTGCGCTCGTTATGCCAAAAGGCGAGCCCTTTACAGATATTCCTTCCACTTCTACTCATCAAGGTACTTCTTGATTAATTACGAACGACTAACTAAATCTTCCTTTCATTGCTTATATTTGTTGTGATGAAGCTATTTATTTCTAAACTGATACGTGTCTTGTATGTTATCTCTTCAGATTCCTTAGAAAATGGGAACTCTCCAGCTCCCATGCCTGAGACGGAGGAAACAAATGGACGTGTGGAAGAGCCGCATGGGTCAACAGCAGCTACTGTCGACGTTCCTACAACAACTATTGAGAGTGCTAGTGAGCACACGGTGGCTACAACCCCAGAAGGATCTTCAACACTTGAATTAGTTTCTTCTGCAACCGGTCAAGTGAAGATTAATCTGAGTTTTGCTCCTGCAACTGGAGGATCCAGTCTGCATGCACCTTCTATGGATGAACTACGAAGAGCAATGGAGGACGTGTGTCTCCGGCAATACAAAATCCTTGACCCTAACTTTTCTGTAACTCGTTTTCTGAACGACATCGCTAGCTCCTACCTGGAACTGGCTACGAAGGCAGAACAACCAGCCAACCAGTCTCCAGAAAACTTGCCGTCTCTTACCACAAATGTTGACGCATTGAAGAAATCTGCAGCAGCGATGGCTTTTACTGCTGAGGGCCGTAATGACCTGGCAGCAAAGGTGATGAAATCAGCCAACCAATCGCCAGAAAGCTTGCAAACGACGAAGGTTGATGTATTAAGCAAATCTGCCACTGCAACTACGGCTAATACTTCTACGGACAGAAATGGTCATGTGCGTGACGATGAAAACAGTGGAGTTGGTGAATCCACGGGTTTGGTGGTTGTTCCCGAGTGCCATATTTCTGCGGATGAGTTAAGAATGATCAGCAGCGTCATTGACATCACTTTTGGAAAAGAAACTGTTGAGATTCCTTGGGTGAATGAAGTCAATTCCAAGGTCCCTTCACCTTTTCGATACATGACCCAAAGCCTTGTGTATCTAGATGCTGAAGTGAAGTTTTCACTTGGGAACATCAAGGACCAATGCTGCTCCTCTTGTTGTGGAGATTGCTTGTCTCCAGCAATGGCATGCAGTTGTGCAACTGCGCCTGGTGGCTTTGCATACACAAAAGATGGCCTCCTGCAGAATGATTTCCTGGAAGAGTGTATCTCGGAGGCCCGTAATCCGCAGAAACAGGTGGTGCAGTATTGCAAAGAATGTCCATTAGAGATTGCCAAAAACGAGGAGACTTTGGAACCGTGCAAGGGACATCTAAAGAGGAAGGCCATCAGAGAATGTTGGATCAATTGCGGCTGTACTAAGAAGTGTGGCAACCAAGTCGTCCAGCATGGCCTTCACACTAAGCTGCAGGTTCTTCATTCACCTTACCAAATTTATTTTGCTAAGTGGTTCTGATTATAACACCTAACAGAATTGATTATACTTTGTTTATGCATATCAGAAAAATCTGAACAAAACAATTTACTTTCACTCCTTGAATCAGGTGTTTTTCACGTCCAATGGGAGAGGTTGGGGACTTAGGACTCTAGAAAAGCTGCCGAAGGGAGCATTTGTCTGTGAGCTTGCTGGAGAGATATTGACCATTTCAGAGTTGGTCCAACGCAGCAGCTCGGAGAAACTTACTTCTCCGGTAATACTGGATGCACACTGGGGTTCTGAAGAAGTCTCAGGTGTCAACAGAGCTCTTTGTCTTGACGGAACGCACTATGGAAATATCTCCAGGTTTATCAATCACAGGTACAAGGATTTTTACGAGTACAACTTCTTTAAATGAGTTTGAATCATTTGGTTTTGGCCATTTTCGAAATGACTAGCTTAGCTTTAGAAACTCGTTTGGTGAAGTTATAATTGGTTTTCTTCTCATTTCATTACTTCCCTGTTCAGATGCGTGGATGCAAATTTGATTGAGATTCCAGTTCATGTGGAGAATATGGACTTGCACTACTATCATGTATGAAACAATCCCTTGTCTCAGTTGTAATGTTGAAACTATAAAATGGGAAGCTAATCTGTGTTCTTTTTTTTTCTCAGCTTGGGCTCTTCACAACAAGAGATATCGAGGCCATGGAGGAACTTACCTGGGTGTGTTAAAGTTTCTCCACCCACACTTGGACGGATTTGTTTTTTTTAAGAAATTTTCACAAGTTCGGGTTCAAGTTATTCTTATTGTTTTGAATCTCTCTGAGAAGTGTTGGACTTAAATCTGCAGGATTATGGCGTGGAGTTCAACGATCAGGTGTATCCCACGCGTCCGTTCCATTGTCGATGTGGTAGCGAGTTCTGTCGGAACGTTAAGCGGAGCAGCAGTGAGTAATCTCTTTCCTTAGTTTGACTGTTAAATGTTTTCTTTGGGGTTCGATACATGAACTCTTTGACTTTTGTTGTAACTAACAATCAAATTCTCTGATGGTGCAGAAAGCAAGAAGTCGAAGAAGAGAGCATGAGAGCTCCCAGTGTTAGTTTTTGAAGATGTGTGATGGTCCAATCTCTCTTTTGTGAATGTATTGACAAAATTTCCCCAAAACTTTTGTTGTCAATCCGACAAAGCAAATAAGCAAAAACGGTTGGTGGGTCCATCCATCTTAGGGGTTAGATTAATCGGAGGATGATGCTTTTGTCTTTAATATTTTGTGATAACAAGCTTTTGTGTATACCTTAACTTAGGTTCTAATGGTACCATATATAATCTCTCTGTTTTTATATGATCATGGCTTTGGTTTGACCTTAAACATGTCTACTTCAATTCATGTTTTAGAAGAGACTCTTTAGTTAAAATGGCTACGACTTTGGTTTAACATTATAAACATGTCTTTATTAATACACAATTTATAAGAGAATACTGATAGTGATCTCAACTCGAAAGATGAGGCTCCCATTAAGAGTATTTGTCCAACGCCTCTCTCCTCTTCATGTACAGTTCTGATGTGATCCACAGTTCAGAACACAACCAGAGCTTTGATTTATTACAGATATATATACATCGACTAGGTACAGCTTTCCACCGCTTTAAACCGCATGCTGTGCTTCAACGGCTATACCCACCGAGTCTCTGTTATGAGGAATCAAGAGAGAATCTTGATCGCCAGATAAAGAAATGGCCGGTTGGATTCCACTTGCGTTTAGAGGAAACAGGGTTTTGTAGTACCCATCCATTATAGCAGGAATATCACAAGTGGCCGCAACACCAGGAATCTGTTCCAACAACAAACAAGAAAGGCAGAATATGAAAACACACTAGTGAGCAAAGAAGACAGAGACCTGTTTTGGGGGACATACTTGGTAAATATCGCGCAAATAGCCGTAGAGATTTGGGTACTCAACGAGCTTTTTCTTGGTGCATTTGAATAGAATGTAGTAAACAGGATCAAAGCGAATGAGAGTTGTGAAGAGACATACATCAGCCAGTGTCAACCTTTCTCCACACAAGTACCTGTTACTACCTAAGTGATCTTCAATCTCATCTAAGGTACTAAAGACTTCGT is a genomic window containing:
- the LOC106306031 gene encoding histone-lysine N-methyltransferase SUVR2 — encoded protein: MAPNAHIKKAITAMKALGIEEAQIKPVLKNLLVLYDKKWDLIAEDNYRALADAIFETQETQAIEEKKGKEKKANDEAEGSAAEIDRGKRKANEESDDEDALDEPERPLKRLRRRGGEIVSTSASNSPSLGSPCLNETTTHHDQETVLVSLPFHPKPTENDPDAAGALVMPKGEPFTDIPSTSTHQDSLENGNSPAPMPETEETNGRVEEPHGSTAATVDVPTTTIESASEHTVATTPEGSSTLELVSSATGQVKINLSFAPATGGSSLHAPSMDELRRAMEDVCLRQYKILDPNFSVTRFLNDIASSYLELATKAEQPANQSPENLPSLTTNVDALKKSAAAMAFTAEGRNDLAAKVMKSANQSPESLQTTKVDVLSKSATATTANTSTDRNGHVRDDENSGVGESTGLVVVPECHISADELRMISSVIDITFGKETVEIPWVNEVNSKVPSPFRYMTQSLVYLDAEVKFSLGNIKDQCCSSCCGDCLSPAMACSCATAPGGFAYTKDGLLQNDFLEECISEARNPQKQVVQYCKECPLEIAKNEETLEPCKGHLKRKAIRECWINCGCTKKCGNQVVQHGLHTKLQVFFTSNGRGWGLRTLEKLPKGAFVCELAGEILTISELVQRSSSEKLTSPVILDAHWGSEEVSGVNRALCLDGTHYGNISRFINHRCVDANLIEIPVHVENMDLHYYHLGLFTTRDIEAMEELTWDYGVEFNDQVYPTRPFHCRCGSEFCRNVKRSSKSKKSKKRA